Sequence from the Myxococcus virescens genome:
GGATGGGCCGCAGCCGCACCGGCCCCGCGCGCAGCATGGCCTGCAGCGCGTCCGCACCACGCTCCCGCTCTTGCAGCGCGTAGTCCACCAGGATGATGGAGTTCTTCTTCACGATGCCCATCAGCAGCAACAGGCCAATCATGCTGAAGATGTTCAGCGTGGTGCCCGTGGCGAACAGGGCGAAGGCCGCGCCCGCCACCGACAGCGGCAGAATCGTGAGCACCGTCACCGGGTGCAGGAACGAATTGAACTGCGCGCCCAGCACCATGTACGCCACGCCAATCCCGAGGAAGAGCGCGAAGAACAGGCTGCTCATCGAGTCGCGGAAGGCCACGCTGGCGCCACCCGCCACCACGCGCACACCGCCAGGCAGCTCCTTCGCCAGCCGCTCCACCGTCGCCAGGGCTTCTTCCTGGTTCGAGCTCGGCGCCACGTTCGCGTAGACGCTGATGGCGCGCTCACGGTCCCGCCGGGTGATGGCCTGCAGCGCGGGCCGCTCCTCCTGCGTCACCAGCGACGACAACGGCACCAGCGCGCCGCTGGCCGTCCGGACCTTCAGCGTGGACAGGTCCTCCGGCCTGGAGCGCTGGTCCGCCAGGAGCCGCATGCGCACGTCGATGCGCCGGCCGCCCGTGCTGTACTTGCCTACGCGCACGCCGCCCACCAGCGCGTTGATGGTGGTAGCCACCGACTGGATGGGCACGCCCAGGTCCGCCGCGCGGCCCCGGTCCGGGGTGATGCGCAGCTCCGGCATGCCCAACTGGTAGTCCGTGTCCACGTCCACCACCTTGCCGCTGGCCTGGAGCTTCTCCCGCATCTCCTGGCTGGCCTCCACCAGCTGCTCCCACTCCGAGCCGCGCACGCTGAACTCCACCGGGAAGCCGCGCTGCGCCGTGAAGCCGCTCTGGGACTGGTCCTGCACCACCGCGCGCAGGCCCGGGTAGCTGTTGAACTCCTTGCGGAGGATCTGCTGGAACTCCGCCTGCGGCATGCGCTCGTCGGGCGGCTTCAAGCTGACGAACATCATGCCGGTGTTGACCGCGCCGCTGCCGAAACCGCCGACGACGGAGAAGACGCGCGTCACCTCGGGCCGGCTGCTGGCGAACTCCTCCGCGCGCAGGAACAGGCGGTTCGTCTCTTCGATGTTGCTGCCCACCGCCGTCTGCATGCGCACCAGCAGGCGGCTCTGGTCCTGGGACGGCACGAACTCACCCGGCAGCGCACGGAAGACGAAGACGCTGGAGGCCGTCAGCACCACCGCCGCGCCCAGCACCCACCACGGCCGCTTCAGGCCCCAGGCCAGGGTGCGCGCGTAGACGCGCTCCAGCTTCTCGAAGCCCCGGTCCACCCAGACGCCAATCCGGCTGCGGCCCTCACGCGACGTCTTGAGCAACTGGGCGCAGCGCGCGGGGGCCAGGGTGATGGCCTCCACGTAGGACAGCAGCACCGCCACGCACAGCGTCACGCCGAACTGGAGGAAGTACTTGCCGATGACGCCGCTCATGAAGACGACGGGCAGGAAGATGGCCACCACCGCCGCCGTCGCCGCCAGCGCGGCGAAGGTGATCTCCGCGGTGCCCTCGCGCGCGGCGCGCACCCGGTCCTTCCCCTCTTCGGAGTGCCGGTAGATGTTCTCCAGCACCATGATGGCGTCGTCCACGACGATGCCCACCGCCAGCGCCAGGCCCAGCAACGTGAAGGTGTTGAGCGTGAAGCCCAGGAAGTAGATGACCGCCACCGTCCCCAGCAGCGACATGGGGATGGCCAGCACCACGTTCATCGTGCTGGAGAGCGAGCCCAGGAACACCCAGCACACGAAGGCGGTGAGGATGCACGCGAGCATCAGCTCGAACTCGATTTCGTGGACGCTCTCCTCGATGAACTGCGTCGAGTCGAAGTTGATGCCCAGCTGCATCCCCTCCGGCAGGTCCTTCTGCATCTTGTCCAGCTCGGCCCGGATGCCCTGGGCCACCGCCACGGCGTTGGCGCCGCGCTGCTTCTTGATGCCCAGGCCCTGCGCTGGCTCGCCGTTGATGCGCGCCATGCGGCGCACGTCCTCGAAGCCGTCCTCCACCAGCGCCACGTCCTTCAGGTAGACGGGGAAGCCGCCCTGCTCGCGCACGATGATGCGCCGCAGCGTCTCCAGGTCCAGCGCCTCGCCCATGACGCGGACGTTGACCTCACGGCCCTGCGTCTCGATGCGGCCGGCGGGCAGTTCCACGTGCTCGCGCTGGAGCGCCGCGGACACGTCCGTCACCGTGAGGCCCAGCGCGTCCAGCTTCTGCGCGTCCACCCAGATGCGGACGTTGCGCTCCAGCATGCCGCCCAGCTGAACCTCGCCCACGCCCGGAATCGTCTGGAGCTTCTCCTTCACGCGATAGCGGGCGTAGTCACTCACCACCTGCTGGCTGAAGGGCCCGGACACGCCGACCCAGAGGATGGGTTGGTCCTCCGGGTTGGACTTGGAGATGATGGGCGGATCGATGTCCAGCGGCAGCCGGCGCTGCACCTGGCTCACCTTGGTCTGCACGTCCTGGAGCGCCAGGTCCACGTTGCGCGACAGGTCCAGCTCGACGGTGATGTTGCCGCCGCCCTGGCGCGCGGTGGAGTTGATGGCCGTGACGCCCTCCACCTGCGTCACCGCTTCCTCGATGAACTCGAGGACGTCGCTCTCCACCGCCTCCGGGTTGGCGCCTTCCCACGTGACGGAGATGTTGATGGTGGGGAAGTCGACGTCCGGGAACTGGCTGATGCCAATACGCTGCGCGGCCACCAGTCCGAAGACGATGGTGGCCGCCATGATCATCCACGCCAGGACGGGCTTCTTGATGCACGCCTCGGTGATGTTCATGGCCGGGCGCCTCCGCCGCCGCTGGCGGCCTCCGGCTCCAGCCGGGGCTCACCCGTGAAGGTGGGCTTGGGTCCCTCCGCCACGCGCACGCTGGCCCCGTCGCGCAGGGCCTCACCGCCGCGAATCACCAGCAGCTCACCGGGCTTCACGCCGTCACGGACCTCCACGCGGCCATCCGCGGTGCGCAGGCCCAGCTCCAGCACGCGCTCACGCGCCTTGTTGTCCTCCACCACGTAGGCCAGGAAGCCGCGCTCGCTGGCGCGCACCGCCGTCTGCGGAATCACCGGACTGCCGCCGCGCGTGTCCACGGGCACCGCCACCGTGGCGAAGGCGCCCGGCCGGAGCCGCTCGGCGTC
This genomic interval carries:
- a CDS encoding efflux RND transporter permease subunit yields the protein MNITEACIKKPVLAWMIMAATIVFGLVAAQRIGISQFPDVDFPTINISVTWEGANPEAVESDVLEFIEEAVTQVEGVTAINSTARQGGGNITVELDLSRNVDLALQDVQTKVSQVQRRLPLDIDPPIISKSNPEDQPILWVGVSGPFSQQVVSDYARYRVKEKLQTIPGVGEVQLGGMLERNVRIWVDAQKLDALGLTVTDVSAALQREHVELPAGRIETQGREVNVRVMGEALDLETLRRIIVREQGGFPVYLKDVALVEDGFEDVRRMARINGEPAQGLGIKKQRGANAVAVAQGIRAELDKMQKDLPEGMQLGINFDSTQFIEESVHEIEFELMLACILTAFVCWVFLGSLSSTMNVVLAIPMSLLGTVAVIYFLGFTLNTFTLLGLALAVGIVVDDAIMVLENIYRHSEEGKDRVRAAREGTAEITFAALAATAAVVAIFLPVVFMSGVIGKYFLQFGVTLCVAVLLSYVEAITLAPARCAQLLKTSREGRSRIGVWVDRGFEKLERVYARTLAWGLKRPWWVLGAAVVLTASSVFVFRALPGEFVPSQDQSRLLVRMQTAVGSNIEETNRLFLRAEEFASSRPEVTRVFSVVGGFGSGAVNTGMMFVSLKPPDERMPQAEFQQILRKEFNSYPGLRAVVQDQSQSGFTAQRGFPVEFSVRGSEWEQLVEASQEMREKLQASGKVVDVDTDYQLGMPELRITPDRGRAADLGVPIQSVATTINALVGGVRVGKYSTGGRRIDVRMRLLADQRSRPEDLSTLKVRTASGALVPLSSLVTQEERPALQAITRRDRERAISVYANVAPSSNQEEALATVERLAKELPGGVRVVAGGASVAFRDSMSSLFFALFLGIGVAYMVLGAQFNSFLHPVTVLTILPLSVAGAAFALFATGTTLNIFSMIGLLLLMGIVKKNSIILVDYALQERERGADALQAMLRAGPVRLRPILMTSTATMMAAVPAALALGAGSETRAPMSIAVLGGLSVSTVLSLLVVPAFYVVADRMKTRLGERFGKKDDETHEPPQHPEHGDAPRPAAHG